The genomic segment TATCCTCCAGCTCAGTTCGGGTATTCCCGCCAAATATCTGAGGTGCGTATTCAAGATCCTTACTTCTTGAAGGTCTAATGCCAGCCCTTTTTAGTGCTTCCTTTATCACTATAGCACCAAGTTCTACGCATGGCACATCTTTTAATGATTGCCCGAACTGCCCTATTGGAGTTCTTACGCAAGAAACTATTACTGCCTCTCTCATGCAATTCTCCTTTCATTGAGAAATTGAAAAAAAATTCACAATCTTTTATCCTAAATAGGTGCTTTTGTCAATGATTTTCGGGATGAGGGGGTAGATATGCCGAAGATGGGGCTCGAACCCATACGGGCTTACGCCCACTAGATCCTGAATCTAGCGCGTCTTCCAATTCCGCCACTTCGGCATTACATTTAAATAAAAAAATATTTGCGAAAAATGTCAAGGGTTGGGCCATGAAAGTTATAGAAGGGTTAGAGAAGCTACAAAGACTTGGAACCTCGGTCATAACAATTGGAAATTTCGATGGGGTACACATAGGTCATAGAAAGATAATAGAAGAAGCTAGAAAGAAAGCAGAAGAGCTGAATGCAACTTTCGTAGTTTTGACTTTCGATCCCCATCCTTTGTTTGTACTTAAGCCTGAAAACATAAACGGACTTATAACCCCACTTCCAGTAAAAAAAAGGATCTTGGAGGAGATGGGGGTTGACGTTCTAGTTGTCCTAAAATTTGACGAGACTCTGAGAGACTCTCAGCCGGAGGTTTTCTTTCGGAAAGTTCTCATAGATAGGATCGGAGTTTCAGCCGTTATCCTTGGCAGCGACTTTAGGTTCGGAAAGGATCAGAAAGGAAATGTGGAGTTGGTGGAGACGCTTTCAAAAAAGTACGGAGTATTCTTTAAAAAAATCGATCCAGTAACTATTGACGGCGAGAAGGTTGGAAGTAATAAAATCAGAAAATTACTCTTAGACGGCGAGATAAGAAGGGCAAATGAACTTTTGGGTAGGCCATTTACAATCGTAGGAAAGGTCGTATATGGGGCTGGGATTGGAAAAAAAATAGGTTTTCCAACAGCGAATTTAGCTTTTCTCGAAAATCAAATTTTACCGAAAAACGGTGTTTACGTGACAGAGACTGAGTTTCAAGGTAACTATCTTCCCTCTGTTACAAACATCGGATTTAAACCGACCTTCAATTACAATAGAATATGTCTCGAAACCCACATTTTAGGATTTAACCAAGACATTTACGGTATGGAGTTGGAGGTCAGATTTTACGAAAGAATACGGGATGAACAAAAGTTTGATTCAGTAGAAGGACTCAAAACCGCAATAGCCGAGGATATCTCTAAAGCAAGGGCTTTCCTCTCTAGACTTCAAGCAAACGCTCTTTTCACGAAATCGACTATCTCCCGTTCCATTCCTATATAAAAGTGATCTGTTTCGAGGATGGTTATCGATTTTTCAGGCTGGGGAAGGCTTTGGTATACTTCCATATTTTGGGAGACCGGTGAAATTTCATCCATCGAACCGCAAAGAAAGTATATCCTCTTTTTAAAACGCATAACCGGTTCTTTTTCATAAACCGAAAATGGGTAAGATACGAGGAGAAGATCTGAGACTTTATCCTTCTGGATGGACACCTTTGCGCAGATCCACGCTCCGAAGGAATATCCTGCAAGAACTAGCTTAGCGGAAGGGTTGAGTTTCGATTCAAGGAACTCTATGGCGGAAAAAAGATCCTTCTCTTCCCCCCGCCCATCATCGTATGATCCTCCACTTTTCTCAACTCCCCTGAAATTGAATTTAAGGGTTGTAAAATTAAGCTCCAGAAATCCCCTCTCGAGGGCAAAGACTACGTTATTCCTCATGGAACCACCGTAAAGGGGATGCGGATGGCATATAATAACACCCAGATCCTTTGAGCCGTACGTTAATACTCCTTCCAAAGGATATTCCGATTCGATCCAAACCCTTTCTATTGACACTATGTTCTTAATTTTGGTAGTTTTTGACACCGAATTCAAGCGAAAAATGGGCATTTTCAAAAAGAAGGAAAAGAAAGAAGTTAAGGCTCACAAAGAGATAGACATCAAAAAGGAGATAAAAAAAGCTGAAGCGGAAAAGGAAGAGGCATTCTGGATAAAGTGTACGTCCTGTATGGAGCTTCTTTACAGAAAAGAGGTTGAGAGGAACTTCAGTATCTGTCCTAAGTGCTCTTACCATTTTCCGATATCTGTAGAAAAACGTATAGAATTTACTTTTGAGGAAGGAAGTTTCAAAGAGCTCTATGAGAATTTAAGGCCCGTAGATTTTTTGAAATTCAAAGATACGAAACCGTACAAGGCTAGGCTTCAGGAACTTTTTGAAAAGACTGGAAGGAGGGATGCTGTACTCTGTGGACAGGCGAAGATATTCGACATGGATGTGCTCTGTGCGATATTTGACTTCAACTTCATGGGCGGCAGTCTGGGCTCGGTTGTGGGGGAAAAGATAACGAGGCTTCTGAAAGAGGGAAAGGAGAGGAGAATTCCGGTTATTGTTTTTTGCACATCTGGCGGTGCAAGAATGCAAGAAGGAATAATGTCCCTTATGCAGATGGCGAAAGTAACAGGAGCGATTTACAAATTAAAAAAGGACGGTGTACCCTATATAACGGTCCTCACCGATCCTACCCTAGGAGGGGTAACGGCAAGTATTGCCATGCTTGGGGACATAATAATCGCTGAACCTAAGGCAATGATAGGGTTTGCAGGTCCGAGGGTTATAAAAGAGACAATCAAAGAAGAGTTGCCGCCTTCGTTTCAGAGGGCCGAATACTTGTTAGAACATGGCATGATAGACATGATAGTCGATAGAAAAGAGATGAAGCAAACTCTTCACAAAGTTCTGTCGATTATCTATCCATGAGGGATTCACCTGTAGTTAGGCACATCTTAAGCATGGAGAAGAAAGGCATGGTCTTTGGCCTTGATGGGATTAGATCTATTTTGGAAGCCATAGGAAACCCGCAGAATGGCTATAAGACCTTACACGTTGGTGGTACCAA from the Thermodesulfobacteriota bacterium genome contains:
- a CDS encoding bifunctional riboflavin kinase/FAD synthetase, with the translated sequence MKVIEGLEKLQRLGTSVITIGNFDGVHIGHRKIIEEARKKAEELNATFVVLTFDPHPLFVLKPENINGLITPLPVKKRILEEMGVDVLVVLKFDETLRDSQPEVFFRKVLIDRIGVSAVILGSDFRFGKDQKGNVELVETLSKKYGVFFKKIDPVTIDGEKVGSNKIRKLLLDGEIRRANELLGRPFTIVGKVVYGAGIGKKIGFPTANLAFLENQILPKNGVYVTETEFQGNYLPSVTNIGFKPTFNYNRICLETHILGFNQDIYGMELEVRFYERIRDEQKFDSVEGLKTAIAEDISKARAFLSRLQANALFTKSTISRSIPI
- the accD gene encoding acetyl-CoA carboxylase, carboxyltransferase subunit beta, translating into MGIFKKKEKKEVKAHKEIDIKKEIKKAEAEKEEAFWIKCTSCMELLYRKEVERNFSICPKCSYHFPISVEKRIEFTFEEGSFKELYENLRPVDFLKFKDTKPYKARLQELFEKTGRRDAVLCGQAKIFDMDVLCAIFDFNFMGGSLGSVVGEKITRLLKEGKERRIPVIVFCTSGGARMQEGIMSLMQMAKVTGAIYKLKKDGVPYITVLTDPTLGGVTASIAMLGDIIIAEPKAMIGFAGPRVIKETIKEELPPSFQRAEYLLEHGMIDMIVDRKEMKQTLHKVLSIIYP